A region of Lycium barbarum isolate Lr01 chromosome 1, ASM1917538v2, whole genome shotgun sequence DNA encodes the following proteins:
- the LOC132613978 gene encoding uncharacterized protein LOC132613978, with amino-acid sequence MGEGNGQKEKMAREKNAEKMKDQKGSQLEANEEGREYPVQVQEKNFVPSLRKALKDATIDKDVAVAARVHFILKKGFTEAPPLTPGYDTSRGFSQLPTGSQWATSSGTPTATPSPTVSHHSSASTARFGVDGLHLGGSSSEPDNRTIDENLPVGGVVAPLLKHYDASGRLIIEPVGYSFLPDKASRILSRTIQGFFTDSPTWGKVEPDQKRQSYLTFKRKCFCLPEHEAHVAQNFEKKAGRLLKGALGRVREEQAKPDWIRPEAYNKLLQYWASDEFKKQSETGKKARNSTKGGSLHTSGAKSQVAVRKELELKEKRILPQDEAFKITHVKKKKNSEEPDEWVEERAKQSYIQFQQSRAELCSSLPPGIEPTDEQLNELWMVTVGCPTRFGTTYGMENTAFRKFQSPLQGIGSSNDVGSSNRASIMAMEQKIVELSIQL; translated from the exons ATGGGTGAAGGTAATGGCCAAAAGGAAAAGATGGCTCGTGAGAAGAACGCTGAAAAGATGAAAGACCAAAAGGGAAGTCAGCTTGAGGCGAACGAAGAAGGTCGTGAATATCCAGTGCAAG TGCAAGAGAAAAACTTTGTACCTTCACTAAGAAAAGCACTCAAGGATGCTACCATAGACAAGGATGTAGCAGTTGCTGCACGTGTACATTTCATTTTAAAGAAG GGATTCACTGAGGCACCTCCCCTTACACCTGGTTATGATACCTCACGGGGCTTCAGTCAATTGCCTACCGGATCTCAGTGGGCGACGTCTAGTGGTACTCCAACAGCTACTCCAAGCCCGACTGTATCACATCATTCTTCAGCATCTACTGCACGGTTTGGGGTAGACGGTCTTCACCTTGGAGGTAGTAGCTCTGAGCCCGACAATCGTACCATAGATGAAAACTTACCTGTAGGTGGTGTGGTTGCTCCACTGCTGAAGCATTATGATGCCAGTGGGCGCCTGATCATCGAGCCTGTGGGATATAG TTTTTTACCAGACAAAGCTTCAAGAATTCTTTCGCGGACGATACAGGGTTTTTTTACGGACTCGCCGACTTGGGGTAAGGTGGAACCAGACCAGAAGAGACAGAGCTATCTAACCTTTAAG AGAAAGTGTTTCTGCCTCCCGGAACATGAAGCTCATGTCGCCCAGAACTTCGAGAAGAAAGCAGGGCGGTTGCTAAAGGGTGCATTAGGAAGGGTTCGTGAAGAACAAGCAAAGCCTGATTGGATCCGTCCTGAGGCCTATAACAAGCTATTGCAGTACTGGGCATCTGATGAATTTAAGAAACAAAGTGAAACAGGGAAGAAGGCCAGAAATTCTACAAAGGGTGGCTCCCTACACACTAGTGGGGCTAAGAGCCAAGTGGCTGTGAGGAAGGAGCTG GAACTCAAAGAAAAGAGGATATTGCCTCAAGATGAGGCATTCAAAATCACTcatgtgaagaagaagaaaaacagtGAAGAACCAGACGAATGGGTCGAGGAACGAGCTAAGCAGTCCTAC ATTCAATTTCAACAATCACGGGCTGAGTTATGCAGCAGTCTGCCACCTGGCATAGAGCCTACAGATGAACAATTGAATGAACTTTGGATGGTGACTGTTGGTTGCCCCACTAGGTTTGGCACAACTTATGGAATGGAAAATACAGCATTTCGTAAATTCCAGTCGCCCCTGCAAGGCATAGGTTCTTCCAATGATGTCGGGTCGTCAAATAGAGCGAGTATTATGGCCATGGAGCAGAAGATTGTTGAGCTATCTATCCAGTTATAG